CGTAAAGCCCACACGACGCATTGACTtggcctctccctcctcctcccccatcAGCCTGCCTCCTCGCGGAGCGGAGCTCACACGCCCACCCACGCGAGCTGAGCCTgagctccctccctctccctccctccctgcacccgctggcgccggcggcggctctcgcCCCATGTTGAACCACTCCCGCTCCCGGCCCGACTCCCGACCCCCGTTCCTCCACggcctccagccgccgccgccgccgccccacgccgccgccgggacggagcagcagcagctccccAGGGACCGGACGATGgacccgccgtcgtcgtcgggcAGGGGACCGGCCACGCCGCGGCGCCAGCTGCAGGGCCCGCGTCCGCCCAGGCTCAACGTCCGGATGGAGTCGCACGCCATCCGGAAGCCCTCCGGATCGGCGGggctcgcccccgccgcggcggcgcagggggcggcgccgccgaggcggGAGCGGGacgaccagcagcagcagcatgcccCGGCGCCTCCGCGGGCGCCCGTCATCATCTACGACGCGTCGCCCAAGGTCATCCACGCCAAGCCCAGCGAGTTCATGGCCATCGTGCAGTCCCTCACGGGCCCGGGATCCGGCGCGcctcagcagcagcggcaggagcgccaccgccgccaggcGGACGACGACATCCTGCTGCTggaccaggcggcggcggcattccTGCCCCCCGAGCTCATGCTCTCGCCGTCCGCGGCCATGTCCCCGGCCGCGCGCCTCGCCACCATCGAGCGCTCCGTGCGCCCGGCGCCGGACCACGACGCGGGCGTCTTCCCGGGCGCCGACGACGGCACGCTCGCGGCCGTGCTCGGGCCCCTCGCGCGCCACCCCAGCATCCTCTCCCCGCTGCCGTCCGcgctcccgcccgccgccgcgtcggggctCTTCTCGCCGCTGCCCTTCGACCCCACCGGCATCAGCTGGCTCAACGAGCTCAGCCCGATCCTCCGGGCCGCCTCCTCGGCCGGCCCGGcagcctcctcgtcctccttcgccgccgccgccgccgcgagcaacGGCGGATcccgggccccgccgccggcctacTACTCCGACCCCTTCGTCCCCAGCCCCCGCAACCTCCTCACCACGCCCACCGTGCCGTcgcccaccgccgtcgccgagtTCTTCGGCAGCTTGCCGGATCTctagctcgccgtcgccgtcgccgccgccgcgtccgtccAAGACGGGGCGATGCAGTGCAGCTGCAGCAGTGGCCGAAACTTTAGCTACATTTTTCTACTCCTTTTCCCTGTggcaccaaaaaaaaaatcttctttCTGGCGGGTAGGGCAAGTTGGTAGGCCCGGCACCGATGCCAAATTGCCAATTTGATTAGAGCAGTGCAGACTGTTTGATGGGGTGGGAACAGAATTCAGAAAGCAATGGCAAAAGATACAGTAGTTcagagtagcagcagcagcagctggtgTCTAGAaggagccggccggcccagcactAGGAACTTTTgtttatttcttcttctttcttcttggaTTTACTAGGCTTGCTACACACCTTGTGTAGGCCGAAGGAGATGACTGTTTGTTTAATGGAGGATTGGTTAATTCTTTTCTTAGCTTGGTGATGTGCTCATCATTCTGTCATGCTGACTAGTGACTTGGTGGGTTGTAGCCGAACTCGAGTAGTGTAGTTGGTGCTCTCTCCATTTACTGATATACTTGTTGCTGCAAATCCCAGGCTACTCGTATACAATTATTAAAAGATCTAGGCAACTAAATTGTTCCGCCTGAGCATCCAACATGTCATTTCCCCGCGTATCCATTGGTCTTTCTATTCCGATGCATATAAAATCCTTAAACTTTGGACGACACGTCCGGAAGTATTGTTTCGATGTTGTCATAGACTATGGGGATGAGTTTTCTCTAAAATACTGCAGGGGAttcaggctgtgtttagatgatgaaaaagtttgaattttggtattgtagcacatttcgttgttatttgataattaatgtccaattatagattaattgacatcattagattcatcttgtatgaatcagttagactgtgtaattagttattttttcaactgcatttaatgctctatgcatgtgtcttaaagatttgatgtgacggatactgcgCAAActtttttagaactaaacagagcctcaGCCACTTACGTGTGGTTCCGAGATCAGTGGGCTCCACACGTAGGAGAGAGTGTGTACTGTAGAGGAACTACTTCTGAATTTGGTGATATGTcaatttcataaaaaaaaagagagaattgCTTCGCTGTCAGCGTAAAAGATGCGAGGcgaggagaaaacaaaaattgCCGCGGATAATACTGACTCTGTTTGCTGGGCTGGaactggagtggtgtgagaaaaaaatactattggTTGGTTGGTGACCGAAAACTGGTACTAGAACGGtgtgagaaaaatactattggacTGGAGGCTGCTGAACCCGCCGAACATAATAACTAGTAAGGCGTGGCATGTGAACGCGCAGGATGGGGAGCTTCATTTTCGCTCTCGCACGTGCTTCGAGAAAGATTCGGCTCGCGGCCGGGAAAGCGGCCGCGGCAAGGCCTGTCCAAAGTGAACTCCGTATTGTGCAGCAGGAGATCACCATCGCAGATCGCACTCATCAGACCCATGTGTCAGATTCACATTTCCTCAGAACCAAATTGTTCCATCCAGGTCCCCTGTGTCACAAACTCACAGCTTTCTGGTCACTTGCGAAGGTCAGCATGGAGCATTTGGAACTGTTCTCAAGGTCGCATTTGGAGTATTTGATCTGAACTTTATTCAAGTCGTCGAGTGGTCCGAGTTGACCGGAATTTTTAAACCAAAACCGGTCTAATGAGCTGTGAGCTTAAAGCTGATCTAAGATCGAACACGTCATGTGTCTAGAATTGTGTTGCCTTCGAAACGCGATCCACAGATTCAAAGCTCATCTGCAGATTTCCGTTGGTTTGTCTTTTGGACTCGAATGCCGGTTTTAGTGGCAAACTTGAAATAACACCTTAATGCACCCATAGGTTGACATCCGGTCCAGCCCATTCCTTCTCCAACCACTATCACCTTATTTTGAAGGGTATTTGGAATAACTTCTAGTTCAAGCGTTGTTCACCCATTTATAATTCACAGCAACGGAGCAAAAGAATCTCTCCATCCGCGTCTCTCTATCTCTGCAAGGAAGAATCACTCAGCTTTCAGAACCAACCCTCCCCAGATTACCCGAATAATAACGTCAGAAACGCCGCGAGCTTGGCAGGTCGGCCGCCGTGGCGACAGCAGGGCAACGCCACACGGTGACCTGAGAGCCGAGACACGCTGCTCGCCCGAAGCTTTCCCTCTCGACGACGCCGTCCGGCTCGCCGCCGAGCGCTCCGCTCCCggccaccagcccaccaccCAGGTGAACGGCCGCGTGCCCAAACTGCTAGCCGCACCGGCACGGAGGACCGACCCTGACCCTGACTGGCGGCCGCTGCGGTCCAGATGATCCGCACTTGGCTCCAGGATGGCTCGGATGGGACAGCGCAGGTGATGGTGCTCTTCTCCAGCTTGACTAGAGGTAGACTAGAGTGCAGACGAATTGCCAAGACTTGCTTCTCTTGACATCAGCAACACCAAACGGCACTGCATCATCATCTGATAATTACTGACTAGTACTTAAGAATACCTCGGATGCAGGTAATAACTGAATGACTCTTTTCTTACTGTTCACTTAACAGACCATTCAGCAAAAAGATTAGGGGAAGCAGCACAAGCGTTTGCACTTGGACCGACAACAGATCGTCTCTTCCTCGTAAGAAGTTCACGATCTGAACAAatgttacaaaaaaaaaaagaagaatttcTAGGTACTCTgacgaaaaaagaaaagaatgcaAGGTGTTAGTAGCGGGGTTATCAGTCACCAACCACGGCTGCGCTCCGCTGACTGGAGTTATCAGAGTCTCACGGGCAGGCCGTAGTTGGGAAAAGACCGGATCACGCCGTCGCGGCTGGCGGTCAcgatgaccgtgctccacgcgGCGGAGATCGCGGAGAGGCAGGCGCCCAGCTGCGGGCCGCTCTCGGGCTTCGCGGCGGAGGGCAGCTTCTCCTCCGGCCATGTCGCCGACCC
This sequence is a window from Panicum virgatum strain AP13 chromosome 7K, P.virgatum_v5, whole genome shotgun sequence. Protein-coding genes within it:
- the LOC120640950 gene encoding transcription initiation factor TFIID subunit 4-like, encoding MLNHSRSRPDSRPPFLHGLQPPPPPPHAAAGTEQQQLPRDRTMDPPSSSGRGPATPRRQLQGPRPPRLNVRMESHAIRKPSGSAGLAPAAAAQGAAPPRRERDDQQQQHAPAPPRAPVIIYDASPKVIHAKPSEFMAIVQSLTGPGSGAPQQQRQERHRRQADDDILLLDQAAAAFLPPELMLSPSAAMSPAARLATIERSVRPAPDHDAGVFPGADDGTLAAVLGPLARHPSILSPLPSALPPAAASGLFSPLPFDPTGISWLNELSPILRAASSAGPAASSSSFAAAAAASNGGSRAPPPAYYSDPFVPSPRNLLTTPTVPSPTAVAEFFGSLPDL